tagctatgtggtttatctctctctctctcttccttgGTATGATCTTcatgtgaccatgagctttgtaatctagatgttgttatgctattcaagtggattttacttatgtgatctccggagactccttgtcccacgtgtgtaaaggtggagtgtgtgcacggtgtgggtctcttaggctatatttcatagaatacttgttcactgaattataatttgagttggatgtctttaTGAAACTGTGGTGTGTTAGTGccgcctatgaatgctcaaagtgcagcgcggggtgtttattagtacttgggaatacatatttaaggtttgcttttgcagaccTACACAGtggattagtgttcgttatccagccggagagtctttcagagtagcatagtgaagtgcttacatttatattcctttatgatatcattgttgagagtgaccactagtgaaagtatgatccctaggccttgtttccaaacatcgagtcaccgtttatttactgttttatttCATGTTTTCAGATTATTATtatcactcatattcatccatatcacttgcattttactatctcttcgccgaactagtgcacctatacatctgacaagtgtattgggtgtgttggggacacaagagacttcttgtatcgtaattgcagggttaattgagagggatatctttgacctctatctccctgagttcaataaaccttgggtgatccacttaagagaaacttgctgttgttctacaaacctctgcacttggaggcccaacactgtctacaagaatagaagcgtgcgtagacatcagtgggcgGCGAGGGAGTGGAGGCTGTTGCTCGTGGTGTGGAGGTCGTCTTCCTCCACCTCAGATCTAAAGACGGTGACCTCCCTGTGTGCAGTTCCCACCCGATGCTTCTGGTGCCTAGCGTTCCCGTCGGGTTTGCGACTTCGGGATGGCGGGGTTGGGAGCTCTGGCCGGGGGAAACCCTTGACTGTTGTTGGCGGTCACGACGGTGATGACACACCACGCCGTTCCGCTCCCTAGAGGCATCGCCGAGGTCCATCTACCTTCTCCCCTCCTCCTCCCAGGAGAAAGCCCAATTCTCTCGGATTTGGCGGCGGCGTAGTGGcgtcgttcccttgttgaaggcgaCGTCTTGGGTTTGAGGAGTGTTGAGCTGTGTGTTCTGGTGGGTTTCCAGTTGCGTCTCCCTACCGTGTCTTCGTTCGGCGATTTCAGTCCTAAAGCTTGCGTCTTGATTGGTGGTCGATGTGGCGGTCGACGATGATGTCTGCAGGATTCACGTGCGGAGGTGCTCTTGGTGGTAGTCCCTGCTCTAGGGCACCCGTTTTGTGTGGCATCCGTGCTCTAGGGGGAGCTTCTCTGCCTCTCGACGGTGCGACGCCCTTGATCCTGGGCGAGAAGGCAGGGACCTTCTTCAGAGGTGGAGGCGGACGTCTATACTTTGACGGCATGCCAGGCGATGACGATGGCTGGTTCACTCTCCTGGCGTCCCTTCTAGGCTTGTCTTCTCCAATGTTTGATCTAGCTGATAGACGAGGGCCTCGACCGTCAAGTTGTGTTTCTTGTTGTATCTTTCTTGTGGTGTGAGTTGTCTCTAAGCTGATCTTCCAGTACTATGTACTTGATGTTAAGACGTTATTAATTTAACGCAAGACAAAGGCCCTTATGTTTAAAATGTGAAGGTAGAGTGTCGCGGTTGCAGAAGAGTCTGTCAAAACTTTGGACCTACTTGTCGAAGTACAACTTGCACCGTGATTAGCAGTAGTTAATTAATCTGTTCCCAGCTATGGTTACATAAATAGCCTGAACTTGGACGTGGATCCTGAAAAAAGTGCAGCAAGTGGTTGCAGGATACGTGCGCTAAACGGGTGTTTCACCGACATTCGGAGTAATAAAAGAACAGCGTGTTCGGAACCGTGCCCATTGGCACTAAACAAAAGTGACTCCTTGAAAACAATGCATCATGTTAGTATCTTGTTTCGGGTTGAGGCATCCATCAAGGCTGTTCAGGGCAAGAAGGAACGGGAATTCCAAAACTCTGTTTGCAACCTTTTTTTTATCAGCAACGAAATCGACATAAAATCATTGCATTGATGGCATGTATCCATTCTTAGCAGCAACAGTAACCAAATAATTGCTGAGAAGATATTTGGCAATGCACAATCCTGCATGTTTCATGCACAAGTTAATAAATTATCAGCTTGCCTGGTCTTCCAATACTCTAGTCATTGCGAGAAATGCTGAATATAACGACGCATGATGGCACCGAATGAGATCTGCAAGGACCCTGCTCACAGTGAGCTGTGCTGCTACAAAATCAAGACCAAGCAGGAGCAACGACAGTGCTGCATCTATGCAGGTTCCTTGAAGCTTCTCATTTCTGTTATATTAGTTTATTTTGTGGTATTAAAAAATTAAAGCTTGATATTTTTTTAGACAACCTAATTTATTTAATGCTGCTAAAAATCCAGTAGCTCCATGAGCCAGGAGTCGTGTTTATAATCGCTCAATGGGACGGCAAATTTGACAAAACATTGAATTAACATTTCCATTCATAAATGTGTGCAGTTAACATCAGAAATATTGAACCAACGAAAGCACAAGTAAATTTGTCCCGAAATAATCAAGTGACACATTTGACAACGCTGCAATTTTTGTTATTGGAGCAGCCAACATCGTGAAAATGTTGCTGCCATATTCACAATAATTACTACTACACGTACAGTTTTAATTGGTTGTGTGCACAAGTATTTGAATTTGAACAATCTACGGCCTACTATTGCCGGAATGCCGGTACCGCAAGTTTCCAAAGTGCACATCCTTGAGAAGgccattttttcgataaagagtatATATTAGTATCacgaagatatcaattacacagCCTCTGCAATAACACACTGCTCTAACGGCATTACGGATGCACAGACAAAAAGAAATGAAGACGAATTACACAAAAGAAAATTCTCGCTAGAGTGATCAATTTTCTGTAGCAGCAATACATACACCACCAAGACGGTACCAGAAGACCAACTTCTCCAACAACGACGCCTTCAAGAGGGAAACCAGAAAATTCTCGCTAGAGTGATCAATTTTTGTAGCAGCAATACATACATCACCAAGCCAGTACCAGAAGACCAATTTCTCCAACAACGACGCCTCCAATGCACACACACCATCATCACCCGATCATAGATCATAGATTTTCATCCTATAGAAAGTATTCGCTCATATAACAATGCCTTCAATAAGACCATTGCCAAGCACAATCAATTAaggcagaccttggattttcaccctgcaaTGTAGGACATTGAACTtctcctgtgttgtcgcccccacttgtcGATGCCGTTGCTACGAGTCATGAAACACCAAGCTAGTTCCTCATCGTCTAAAAGACTCGAACCACCATTGCTAATCATCAGAATTCCAACTTCCATGTCATTCTCTGCCTCTATCATTACCATGGACCGTAAGACTTGTCCCGTGATGGTAACAGACAACAGAACTTTGCCACGCTCCCCTGAAACCAAACGGACAGaataaaacatgggtgcgcatgaCTGAATTCCACCCGTTCCAGCAATCTCCAGGCATGTCGCCTAGTGAAGTTCGCCGGAGGAGCCTTCCGAAACTCGACACTCCGATTGGATCAATGATGGCAGGTATCTAGAAAATATTTGTCTTGGCACGAGAGAAACCCCATCACCTTATTCAAGGTCTCGGACGTGATGGGATGGTGAGATCTGGCCTACTATCGCCTGGCCGACCGCCAACACTGCCACGGTGCCCAGCAACCGGCGCCGCAGACAAAACCACGGTTGCCCGCCACCGAAGCCGAGGATCAACGCACCCACTCAAGGAGCGTTATCCCAAGGCAGTACCGCCGGCTTGGATGAGCCTCCATCCCCCAACAGGCGCACATTGGTAACTAGATCGAGGTCAGCAGGCTGCAAAGGCAAGGCGATCTGAATCTTACAGCAGCCAGCCAAGTAGTTCTGCGTGCGAAAACTTTCAAACGACTGATCCTATCGAATGAAGTAAGAATGTTCAAAAACAAATGGCATATTTGCACTAGCATTTAGGTAGCTAGTCAGATATCAAGAATCATGTTCCAGTATTACAGACCATACATTGGAATTCCAAGAGATAAACCTGTTTTTCATATCTTTCACAATCCTTCCTTCTTCTATTTTCGAAATCTTTCATTTCTGATCGAGCAAACCCACAACAAGAATGCCAACACACAGCAGATCCATAAATGCACATCCTTGCCATTGCAGGACTTAGGAGCACCACTACACGAAACCAAAACCGTCAGCAACATCTATCTGAAACTTCTGAACTACCCCTTGTACATACACACACACGCACAACAAAGAATTTGTCAAGCCTAGCTAGAAATTAACATCTATGGTAGGGTCAGAGAAGAACAGAGATGGATGAGCTAGTCATGGCAGCAGAGGAGCATGACGACGCATCGCCGGATGATGTAAAGCCTGGCCTTGTGCTCCCTCATCATCCTGCTCAGCCCTCCTGCTGACCCCTTCTGCTTTCCATGGCTCTTCATCTTGTACATCTTGTCCATCCTGAACAGAGACGATGGTGATTGAGCTAAGTGACCAGGGAGGCTCTCTGCTGGTACTAAGTGGATCTGATTGCCTTAGATGTGGTTGGGGCGAAGTGTCAAGCGGTTGCCATGCTTATATAGCAGGGTAATGGCAAGGACTACTCCCTCACATGATCCTCACATCTTTGCCAACTTGAGAGTATAAAAACCTGATGCGTTGGAGACATTGGGTAGAGAGAGATGGGGGCAAATGCCCCTTGTAGGAAGTGGGGAGCTGCCGCCAGCTCCACATGCACATGCAGCAGGTAGCATCTCGCTCAAGTTGCACGCAACGGATTCCGATGACGCCCCAGGGGACAATCGCCTTCTGGACAACCAAAAAAGGCCACTCACTCCCGAGTCACCGAATCCACCAGGATGCCTAATTTTACCAGCTTTGTCTAGTGTATATGTGTGCGTTTTTTTGGCATGTTCCTTCGAAAGGTGGTGAGAATAATTCTGTGAAGATGCACGAAAGTGGCTGGCTTTCCTTGAGGAACTGTCCGGTCGGATCTTGGAATGTAATGTATACTCATGTTTATGTCGTCGTCAAGTTGGGGGATCCTCATTTATAGTGCGTGATGACATGATGATAATGTTCCTTGAGATATCCAAGCTGGTATGTACTTTTGGTTTTTGTATTAACGTGTTAATCATTTCGTTGGGCTATTAGGAGTAGTATGGATCCCTACAGGAAAAATACCCAAATATTGCGCAGGTATAGAAAAGTGAGGATTATTAATAATAGTTATTCTTTTTACCAGCTTCCAATATGGTTGGGGGCCCTCTACTGCAGATaacctaaacaaagaagaattatAAGAAAATCCATTGATTGTATATGAATGACTATAATGACTACAATCTATTTTTTGCCGGACTAGTAACGGAACGCGTACAAACCTGTTCAACTAATAACATACTTAAATGCAAAAAATGCAATTACTTTGACATCTATAAGTATATTTTGAAATATTTTTAGATGTTTTCTCACTTTGGGAATTAATTATGGATGTGGGATAAATCTTATTGGACAAGCTACTATAGCTTAAATCAAACATATTACAAGCAGGTACTACTAGGGTGGGGGTCGAGTTTGCCCCCTAATTAACAAGTGGTACTACTAGGGGTGATTGGTATTGCATGGAATACTAGTACAAACCGATGCTGACAGCCAGAAGGCACACAGTTAAAAGTAGCTACACATTAATTAGTAGTGAGGGTGTCAGACTTGGTCGCCCGCGACCCGACCAACATTGGCAACTGTTCATAATAATAAAAAGACGTTTAGGATATGTTAGAATGGAATTTTGGTAACCCAATATATGGCATTGGAGATCCATCAAAAACCGTTTGCAATAAAATGGCAATATGGCCAGTGTGAAGTAGGCATGACAAAAATATTTCCAGGTAAGCCATAATAGTTTTCACCCTAAACAAATAATTTCACACGTAAAAAATAGTTCGAGCAGTACACAATGAGTACTCAAACAACATATAAATTACTGTGGCTAAGAAAACAATGACAATCTGATATGCCAATCTTAACAACCTGGTGAATATCCATGAGATCTTGCATATAACTAGTATTGTGACCACCATGTAGAAGGTAACACATGTTCTCCATACCACATACATCTTTCCATGGATCATCACCACATCGTTTTGCAATACTTGGTGTAAACATATCAGGTGTTACATTTTTATAAGACTTGAACATACTCCACTTGACATGATACATCTTGTTAGAGAGGAAAGATGCAACCACATAGCCAATTTGTTTTAGGTTTGGGGTTACCATGGATCCAAGAACCCTAGTAGTATAAGAACAATATGTGACCCTTAAATGATGAATGAATATACGAGACTCCCATACTGTGTTCGTGGATTTGATATCACAATCAGGCGATCTTGGCAGTGGAGGGTCATCATCTTATCCATAATCATCTTCTTATGCATCATCTTTTCTGCGTTCGTCTTCTTCTTAATCCTTCATCTCACCATCTTTATCTAGACTTAATTCTCTACGACTACCTCCATCAAGAGAATCGTAACAAGACTCTCCTAACACCTAAGATTTTTCATCATAGACTATACCTCCTCCTGAACTCTTAGGTAGCTTCTAGCATGCAATGATATCATATATATCAAACACAATATTAACTAGATCCTCCTTGCCCTTGGTGACATGGATATACCCTATCAGGTGCATGTTATTGGTATACCGGGTGCGGTTCAGTCGAAGGTCAATGAAGCCCAAGGTGCAACAAGCAGTCAAAGCCCAAGAAGCTAGGTGTATCGACTAAGGAAAGATCATAGAAGGAATAGACCTACATGAACACAACTCCAATGTGTAATAGATTAGGACTCTTGTAAATCctagtgtcgttgcctaa
This Lolium perenne isolate Kyuss_39 chromosome 1, Kyuss_2.0, whole genome shotgun sequence DNA region includes the following protein-coding sequences:
- the LOC127326804 gene encoding small polypeptide DEVIL 4-like, yielding MDKMYKMKSHGKQKGSAGGLSRMMREHKARLYIIRRCVVMLLCCHD